The following proteins come from a genomic window of Lycium ferocissimum isolate CSIRO_LF1 chromosome 4, AGI_CSIRO_Lferr_CH_V1, whole genome shotgun sequence:
- the LOC132052614 gene encoding inositol transporter 1-like codes for MLFLPESPRWLYMKKDKSEAAAVLAKIYDPYRLEEELDQLATALEGECLRKQAISYLDVFRRKEIRLAFFAGAGLQVHFRLL; via the exons ATGCTATTTTTACCTGAGTCTCCGCGATGGCTTTACATGAAG AAGGATAAATCTGAAGCTGCTGCTGTTCTAGCTAAGATTTATGATCCTTATCGGTTGGAGGAGGAGCTTGATCAGCTTGCTACGGCGTTAGAGGGAGAATGCTTGAGAAAGCAGGCTATCAGTTACCTGGATGTTTTTAGGAGGAAAGAGATCAGACTTGCGTTCTTTGCTGGAGCTGGACTGCAGGTACATTTTCGACTTCTGTGA
- the LOC132052615 gene encoding small ribosomal subunit protein uS14z/uS14y/uS14x: protein MGHSNIWNAHPKNYGPGSRTCRVCGNPHAIIRKYGLMCCRQCFRSNAKEIGFIKYR, encoded by the exons ATGGGTCACTCTAACATCTGGAACGCTCACCCCAAGAACTACGGCCCTGGTTCTCGCACTTG CCGTGTCTGCGGGAATCCTCATGCAATTATTAGGAAGTATGGACTTATGTGCTGCAGACAGTGCTTCCGCAGCAATGCCAAGGAAATTGGCTTCATCAAG TACCGTTAA